The following coding sequences lie in one Polynucleobacter asymbioticus genomic window:
- the secE gene encoding preprotein translocase subunit SecE — MSQNTASHTEEKSGWVSGLAALIVVAALVLYYTLADQSLLIRLAVLFGGIAVAVLIVAMSADGRRFIAYAKDSWYEVKKVVWPTRKETTQMTLVVFGFVLIMSLFLWIADKLIEWLVFSVFLGWK, encoded by the coding sequence ATGTCTCAAAATACAGCAAGTCATACCGAAGAAAAAAGCGGCTGGGTCTCTGGACTCGCTGCTTTAATCGTCGTTGCAGCGTTAGTTCTTTACTATACGTTGGCGGATCAATCACTATTGATTCGGTTAGCTGTTTTGTTTGGCGGCATTGCTGTTGCAGTTTTGATTGTGGCGATGTCAGCAGATGGGCGTCGTTTTATCGCCTATGCAAAAGACTCTTGGTATGAAGTGAAAAAGGTTGTTTGGCCGACTCGTAAAGAGACCACGCAAATGACTCTAGTCGTATTTGGCTTTGTTCTGATCATGTCCCTGTTTTTGTGGATTGCAGACAAATTAATTGAATGGCTAGTTTTTTCAGTCTTCCTAGGCTGGAAGTGA
- the nusG gene encoding transcription termination/antitermination protein NusG: MIDSELVSNPQATGNMRWYVIHAYSGMEKSVKRGLEERIARSGMPEKFGRILVPSEEVVEIKSGTKSVSERRFFPGYVLIEMEMTDESWHLVKNTPKVTGFVGGVRNRPSPISTAEVTKIMDQMQAGVDKPKPKTLFEVGEMVRVKEGPFTDFNGNVEEVNYEKSRLRVSVTIFGRGTPVELEFGQVEKM, from the coding sequence ATGATTGATTCTGAATTGGTCTCAAATCCACAAGCTACCGGCAATATGCGCTGGTATGTTATTCATGCGTATTCAGGCATGGAAAAAAGCGTTAAAAGAGGCCTTGAAGAGCGTATTGCACGCTCTGGAATGCCTGAAAAATTTGGCCGTATCTTGGTTCCATCCGAAGAGGTTGTAGAAATCAAGTCTGGCACTAAATCTGTATCTGAGCGTCGTTTCTTCCCGGGTTATGTATTAATCGAGATGGAAATGACCGATGAGAGCTGGCACTTGGTGAAAAACACACCAAAAGTAACTGGTTTCGTTGGTGGCGTTCGTAACCGCCCAAGCCCAATTTCTACGGCTGAAGTGACCAAAATCATGGATCAAATGCAGGCTGGTGTTGATAAGCCGAAGCCGAAGACCCTCTTTGAGGTGGGCGAGATGGTTCGCGTAAAAGAAGGCCCATTCACAGACTTCAACGGAAATGTCGAAGAAGTGAACTATGAGAAGTCAAGATTACGCGTTTCTGTTACAATTTTTGGCCGCGGTACCCCAGTTGAGCTGGAGTTCGGCCAGGTAGAAAAGATGTAA
- the rplK gene encoding 50S ribosomal protein L11, translating into MAKKIIGFIKLQIPAGKANPSPPVGPALGQRGLNIMEFCKAFNAQTQSMEPGLPIPVVITAFADKSFTFIMKTPPATIMIKKAAKIEKGSPRPHTDKVGKITRAQAEEIAKAKMPDLTAADMDAAVRTIAGSARSMGITVEGL; encoded by the coding sequence ATGGCAAAGAAGATCATTGGCTTTATCAAGCTGCAGATCCCTGCAGGTAAAGCAAATCCATCACCTCCCGTAGGTCCAGCATTGGGTCAACGTGGTCTCAATATTATGGAATTCTGTAAGGCGTTTAATGCTCAAACTCAGAGCATGGAACCAGGCCTTCCAATTCCAGTCGTGATTACAGCGTTTGCTGATAAGAGCTTCACTTTCATCATGAAGACTCCTCCAGCAACCATCATGATTAAGAAGGCTGCAAAGATCGAAAAAGGATCACCACGTCCGCATACCGATAAGGTAGGAAAAATTACACGTGCTCAAGCAGAAGAAATTGCTAAAGCAAAAATGCCAGATTTGACAGCTGCTGATATGGATGCTGCTGTAAGAACAATCGCTGGTAGCGCCCGTTCAATGGGCATCACAGTGGAAGGTCTCTAA
- the rplA gene encoding 50S ribosomal protein L1 — protein MTKLSKRLKAIESKVDRNKFYALEDALNLVKECATAKFDESIDVAVQLGIDAKKSDQVVRGAVVLPAGTGKHVRVAVFAQGEKAEQAKAAGAEIVGMEDLADQIKGGKIDFDILIASPDTMKIVGTLGQVLGPRGLMPNPKVGTVTPDVATAVKNAKAGQVQFRVDKAGIVHASIGRRSFEPAALKSNLLALLEALNKAKPPASKGVYLKKVAVSSTMGAGVRVDQASIQAAQ, from the coding sequence ATGACTAAGTTATCTAAGCGTTTAAAAGCAATCGAATCTAAAGTAGATCGCAATAAGTTTTATGCATTAGAAGATGCATTGAACCTCGTTAAAGAGTGTGCAACTGCTAAGTTTGATGAGTCTATCGACGTTGCAGTTCAGTTGGGCATTGATGCTAAGAAATCTGACCAAGTTGTGCGTGGCGCAGTTGTGCTCCCAGCTGGTACAGGTAAGCATGTTCGTGTAGCGGTATTTGCACAAGGCGAAAAAGCTGAACAAGCTAAAGCTGCTGGTGCTGAGATCGTTGGCATGGAAGATCTTGCTGACCAAATTAAGGGCGGCAAAATCGATTTCGATATTTTGATCGCATCCCCAGACACAATGAAAATTGTTGGTACCTTAGGTCAAGTATTGGGCCCACGTGGTTTGATGCCGAATCCAAAAGTTGGAACTGTTACTCCTGACGTTGCTACTGCAGTTAAGAATGCAAAAGCTGGTCAAGTGCAATTCCGTGTGGACAAAGCCGGTATCGTGCACGCAAGCATTGGCCGTCGTTCATTCGAGCCAGCTGCATTGAAATCAAACTTGCTCGCATTGCTTGAGGCTTTGAACAAAGCTAAGCCACCTGCATCTAAGGGCGTTTATTTAAAGAAGGTTGCCGTAAGCAGCACCATGGGTGCAGGCGTACGTGTAGACCAAGCATCGATACAGGCTGCTCAGTAA